The window TTTCATCATAGTGATCAAATTTCGATTTTGGAACTGTACTTAGCGCCATCTTTCTGGCCCTGTCTATAAAGCCCACATAACTTCTTCCACCTTTGTATTGAAATGCGTTATTGGTCCAATTAAAATATTTTTCGTAAGAAGATTCGTCCCAACCTGCTTTTGCGCCCCCAAGTACGGTAGCCAGATAAGTCTGTTGTGCCGGTGGAACATTGGCAAGCATATTGGCAATATCCAATCCATATTGCGGATTTCTCATGATTAAATCAGAAGAAGCTGTAAGGGTCTTTTGAAAGTTAGGATCATCCTTGGCTTCATCCAACATGCCCAATAACTTTGGCACAGCAGATGGGGCTTCCAATTTGACCAAAACTTTTCCCATAACCCTGTTAACTTCATTGGTCTCGGCAGGAAAATGGTCATCTAAATAGGCTATCAATTGATTTCTAACCGCTCCGGAAGGGTTGCCATGTCGGGCAATTACCACTTCAAAAGCTCTGGCCAAATTCATTTTGTCTCCTTCATCAAGAGATGCATAATCCGCCTTCATCAAAGCTTGAACCATCTGGTCTCTCTGAGAAGATTTACCATGTCTTGCCAAGGCGATAATGGCCTGGGTCAAGGCTCTGGTATCGGTTTCGTTGAGAGCTTTGGCTTCCCATTCAGACAGCGGCTGATGTTCTACCGCAACCCTTGCTGCATATTGCACAAAGCGATCACTATGACTTAAGTAAGGCCAGGCAAAATCAATCGCACCGGATTTGGGACCGGAATGATAGGCTTCTAGGCTTCTACGGATTTTGTGCTCTTCAGGAAGATCTGCTTCTGTAAGGCCACCTTTACTGTCACCACTCAAGTCTCCTGTGTAATGAACCCTGTATAAGTCGGACTCAAGGCGTCTACCACCGGTCATAAAATACAAAGCTCCATCAGGTCCAATCACACCATCCGTCAATGGAAGTGGGGAGCCGGAAATAAATTCTTCACCTGTAGCCGCATAGGATCCTCCACTAGGAGTAAGGTTGATTTTATACATGATCCCAAAACTCCAATCGAATGCATACAATGCATTGCGGTATTCTTCAGGAAATTTAGCTTTGCTGCCATAAAAAACATTGGTTGGCGATCCCTGTCCAATATTCAATACTGCTGGAAGGTTGTCGGTATAGTCCGGAGACCATTTCATATTTCCTGTTCTCCATCCATATTCACTTCCACTCGTTACATGGTTGATACGCGTAGGGCGGTACCAAGGCATGCCAAAGTCCCACTCCATATCAGAATCATAAGTAAACAAATCACCTACTTCATTGAACGCTACATCGAAAGGATTTCTATACCCCACACTTACCAACTCCCATTCTTTACCTTCTGGGTCAATTTTGGCTACCCATCCACCCGGAGCACCTCTACTATTGGCATGGCCTCTGGGATCTTTTATTTCAGGGATCAGGTTGTCATTTTCCCATACACGAGGAATCCTGTAATGATCCATTTCCGGAACGTCAATATGGTTACCAACAACAATATAAATGGACTGACCATCAGGAGAAACTACCATACTGTGTGGGCCGTGTTCTCCGGGACTTCCGGTAAATTCTTTTAAGGTGGTTATTTTATCAAATTGATCGTCACCATTGGTATCTTGAAGTCTATAGAGACCTGTGCTTTTGTCAAAATCATCATTGGCACGGTGATTAACCATCACATACAGGCTATTGAAAGCATACAGCAAGGCCTGGGCATATCCCATTCCAATTTTGTCGTCTCCTTTATCCCCTATGATCAATTTATTCACTGTCGGTGTCAAAGAATCTGAACCGATTGGCGGAACTTCCAAGCGATAAATTGCTCCATATTGATCGACAGTTAAAAGTCTATTTTTGTCATCGAAAGTCATCCCTACCCAAGAGCCCTGATCATTTTCTCCGGGACTGTATAGATGTTCTGCTTCAAAACCTGTCGGCAATTTTAATTTGGCTACTTTAGGATGTACCTCCTTTTGATCGCCATCGCTTTGTCCGCATGACCCCATGATTAATAGGATCATTCCGGCCATTAGCCAGCTCTTCATCATTTTAATTTTATACATAAGTTTGTTGTTAATTCAGCTTCCTACAATCAATTGTTTACCACAGGCTTGAAACCAATTTTAAAATTAACCCAAATTCGCAGCTTATGATAACCAATAATGTCGAAATAAAACCTTTGGTCATAAAAACCCAAAAAACAACGGAAAGCTCTGTCGCTTTCCGTTGTACCTTAAACCCTTTTTGAGGTTTAAATTGAAGTACAAACCTACTTAGAAGTGAGGGGTTATCTCCGCTTCAGCTGCAGGCAATGCGTAATATTTGGTGATGTTTGAAAATGCATGATCTCTAAACGTATGCCCTTCAGGATAATAATAATCCAATGGGTTGGCTACAGCTCTTTGACCAAAAGCACCTATGATCTCCTGAACCCTGTCGGCTCTGGTGATATCAAACCATCTCTTGTTTTCAAATGCAAATTCTACTCTTCTCTCCTTAAAGATCGCCTCTCTCATATCGCTCTGACTTGAAGCGGTAGTAGCTGCCAAACCAGCTCTATCTCTGATTTGATTAAGGTAAGCCGCTGCTTCAGCAGTTTTACCCTGCTCATTCAAGGCTTCTGCCAAGAAAAGTAAAACTTCAGCATAGCGATAAATAGGCCAACTCATGCCATGGTTTCCATGTAAATCATGGGCTTTAGCATATTTTTTAATGTAAGGGTAGACCTTATCTTCTCTGTCACTTCCTGCAATCTCCACGTAAGCAATGGATGCATCTTTTCTTAAATCACCATCTTCGTAGGCAGCAATAATATCGGGTGTAGGAATATTGTTTCCTTCTCCATCCAGCCCTTGGGTATTTGAAGTTCCGGTAATAGGCTGTAACTCCTGCGGTGAAATTGGTCTCGGCATAAAGCTGTACAAAAAGTTTCCATTCAAGCCTTCAGGACCTTCAAGGTACTGTACTTCAAACAGAGACTCGATGTTATTTTTATTGCCCACACTTTCGGAAAACACATCTTCATAATTTCCAATAAGTTCATACTCCCCACTGCTAACTATGGCATTCAATAGGGTTTCTGCTTCCGCCCATTTCTTTTGGGTAATGTATACATCTGCTAACAACATCTGTGCAGCTCCCTTTGAAGCTCTACCCACGCCTTGGTTGGAGCGTGTTGGAAGCAATGCAATAGATGCCTGAATATCACTGATAAGCTGATTGTATATTTCAGCTTCAGGCGTAACAGGCAATGCAGCTTCTTCACGAGCAGTGACCGGGTCCAGGTGAAGTGGCACTCCACCAAAATACCTCGCCAACTCATAATAGGCATAGCCTCTTAGGAAAAGGGCCTGTCCTTTTAGGTTATCCTTACTTGTCTGGTCAAATTCTACCTCATCAATAACCGAAAGAATTTGATTGGCTCTTGCGATGATCAAATAGTCCTGTCGGTACTGATTGAGAACATGTCCATTAGAAGTAATTCCTTGGGCTTCCGGCAAGGCGTGGTCAGAAATATCCTCTTGCTGCTCTGTGGCACCAAAATTAATATTCCTTGCATATATCGTATTGTCCGAACGCATTTCGGACAATAACCAAGAACGGTCATCAGCAATACTGCGAAGAGGCGCGTAGGTTGCATTAACGGCTTGTTCAAAATCCGCCTCTGTCTTATAAAAGGTAGCTGAACTGAGTGCAGTTTCGGGAGCGAGGGTCAAGAATTCTTCACAACTTGACAACATGATACCCAAGAGCACAATGTATATATTTATTTTTTTCATTTTTAATCAAATTAAGATAAAAAGCCTGATTAGAATGTGATGTTTGCACCAATGGTGAAGGTACGTGGAACAGGGTAACCGGTAAGATCTACACCAGGGCTAAGGTTTCCACCATCTCCACTACCATTATCTTGACTAACTTCAGGATTACCACCACCCCAGTATGGCGTAAAAATATAGACATTTTGTACGGAGGCATATAATCTGGCAGCTTTCACAACGTTGGCAATTTTGCCAATATCATATCCAAGGGTAATGTTTTTGATAGAGAAGAAAGAAGCATCCCAAACAAAATTACTGTTGGCCCAATCTCTTTCAATACCTGTCACATTACCACCACCCACTGTGGTTCCGAAAATTCCTTCACCAGGATCCTCCGGAGAACGGAAGCGATCGGTAGCCTTTGCCACCATATTAAATACCCCATCTAAATTGGCAGTACTATACAGGTGTCTCATGTACAATTGATTTCCATAGGACCCTGAAGCAATGATACTTAAATCCCACTTACCATAAGTAAAGTTATTGGTAATGCCATAAGTGAAGTCAGGGAATGGGTTTCCTATGATTGTCCTGTCATCATTGTCACCACCAATGCTGATGATACCATCACCGTTAACATCTTCAAGCTTAATGGATCCCACAGTGGATCTACCCGGAACTTGTGGTGAATTATCCAGATCTTCCTGGTCCATATAATTTCCTAACTTGTTCAAACCATAAAACTGACCGAAAGGCTGTCCTACCTGAGTGATATGGTATGATCCATAAACCCTATCAATCCCTTCAGCCAAAGCTTCTACTCTATTTCTATTGAAAGAGATGTTGGCATTGGTTGTCCAAACAAGTCTTCCTTCTGTATTCCTAGAAGAGATAGAAAATTCATGTCCCCAGAACTTGATCTCCCCAATATTATCTGTGAAGCTGCCAAAACCGGCTTCCTGAGGAATCTGCACATTGTATAAAAGGTTGGTCGTGTTTTTAGAGTAAAAATCATAAATGAAAGTAATCCGATCATCAAACAAGCCCAAATCAAGCCCTATATCAAATTGCCTGGTTGTTTCCCAACCTAAATATGGATTAGACAATGATGTAATTGCTGCTCCCGGCACTACTGTATTGTCAAAAACAGCATTTACGGTGTTGTTAACCAAGGCGTATTGGGTATAGTTACCAATATTGTTGTTACCTGTTACCCCAAAACTACCTCTAATCTTTGCAAAAGAGACTTTATCACTTGTATTCAAGAAACCTTCATCAGACAACACCCAACCGGCCGATACTGAAGGGAATACACCCCAGCGATTTTCTGCACCAAATCTGGAAGAACCATCTGCTCGAATGGCTGCTGTCATCAGGTATTTGCCCTTAAAGTTGTAAGTCAACCTAGAAAGAAAAGAGGTCAATGACCATTCTTGAACATCAGATAGGGTACCTCCTCTATTGATATTGATCGCACCTTGAATGGTAGGAAGTCTGTCATCTGCATAAGTATCTGCAGCAACTCTCGTTCGCTCTCTTCTAAATTTCTGATTGGTAAACCCACCCAAGAGCTGGAAATTGTGATCGTTGATCGATTTTGAATAGGTTACAGTATTTTCATTCAACCAGCTGAAATTTTCATAATGATCCCTAATGGATGATGCTACTGCAGGAAGTGCAATGTTTATACCTGCAGAGGCAGTGGAAGGGGTGAAATTGAAAAATTTACTGTTTCTAATTTCGGCATTTATAGTAGATTTGACTACTAAGCCTTCAATTGGTTCGTATTGAACATAGGCATTAGAAAGTAAATTGGTCTGCTTGGTCTCATTGGTAATTTCCAAGGCTGAACGCACATAATTTGGATAGGCAAAGATATTACCCGTCTCACTTGGGAATCTATTATAATACGTCAATTCACCATTATCATCATATATAGGCATATTTGGCCAAGCATGTAAAGCATTGAACAATATACCTGTACCTCTTGAACCATCTGTTCTAGGGGTATTGTCCCGTACATACTGCGGAGCAATATTGAATCCCATAGAAATTTTCTCAGAAGCTTTATAGTCAGAATTGATTCTTAATGAAAATCGTTCATAATCTGTATTCAACACAACACCTTCCTGATCAAAATAACCTGCCACTACAGATGTTCTCATTTTTTCTGTATTGGAATTGATGGTTAAATTGTAATTTGAAATGGGCGCGGTCTGCAACAAAGCATCGTACCAGTCTTGGGTTTTCCCTTCATATTCAGAGGGATTTTGAAACATTTCAGGAACAGGTCTTCCTGCATCTTCGTAATACTCTTTCTTGAACTGAGCAAACTCAACAGCATCCATCATCTCCAAGCGGTTGTAATGAGGAACATTTTGTAACCCCCTGTACACATTTAGAGAAACGGAAGATTGCCCCTCTTTTCCTCTTTTGGTAGTGATCAAGACCACCCCATTTGCAGCCCTTGAACCATAAAGAGAAGTAGATGCAGCATCTTTCAATATGGTAATATCCTGAATTTCATCCGGATTTAACGTAGAAATATCACCTGTTATAGGAAACCCATCTACTACGTACAATGGATCACTTCCTGCGGAAACGGACAGTTGCCCTCTAATACGGACATTCATGCCCTGACCCGGTCTACCGGTGGTCTGGTTGATCTGTACACCGGCAAGTTGACCTTGAAGCTTCTGAGCTATCTGAGTAGCCGGAATATCCATCAAGTCATCTCCGTCTATGGTTTGCACTGAACCGGTAATCTCCTTTTTCAACTGACTACCATATCCAACCACTACAACTTCTGTCAAGTCACTCATGGATGAGGCTAGTGTAATGTCATATTGCGTTTGACCACCCTGAATAGTGATTTCCTTGGTCGCGTACCCGATATAGCTTACTGAAAGGACTTCGCCTGCAGCAGCTTCTACCTGAAACTTTCCATCTAGGTCTGTCACAGTTCCTCGGGTTGTTCCCTTTACCAATACCGACACTCCCGGTATTGTTTCGTTATCGCCTTCTGAGCGTACCACACCAGAAATGGTGCTTTGCGCATATGAAGCGAAACTCAATAACATAGCAGCTAAAAGGGAAAATAACTGCTTGCTATCCAAAAATTGGTAACAATTTTTTTTCATAATTAATAGGTTAAATTGAGTGGGATAATTGACTCATTCATCAGTTTAATGATGAATTTAATTACAATAAAACCCTTATTTTCTCCAAAACTGTCCTGTACTGTGCTGAAAAAACAAACCAACCTTTTCCCCTATAATTCAGATAGGTATATCATAGTTTGGCTAAAAGAAAGTGAATAAAAAAATTTAATTTTGATTATCTTTAAAAAGAAAAATTTTACAGTTA of the Cyclobacterium marinum DSM 745 genome contains:
- a CDS encoding SusC/RagA family TonB-linked outer membrane protein → MKKNCYQFLDSKQLFSLLAAMLLSFASYAQSTISGVVRSEGDNETIPGVSVLVKGTTRGTVTDLDGKFQVEAAAGEVLSVSYIGYATKEITIQGGQTQYDITLASSMSDLTEVVVVGYGSQLKKEITGSVQTIDGDDLMDIPATQIAQKLQGQLAGVQINQTTGRPGQGMNVRIRGQLSVSAGSDPLYVVDGFPITGDISTLNPDEIQDITILKDAASTSLYGSRAANGVVLITTKRGKEGQSSVSLNVYRGLQNVPHYNRLEMMDAVEFAQFKKEYYEDAGRPVPEMFQNPSEYEGKTQDWYDALLQTAPISNYNLTINSNTEKMRTSVVAGYFDQEGVVLNTDYERFSLRINSDYKASEKISMGFNIAPQYVRDNTPRTDGSRGTGILFNALHAWPNMPIYDDNGELTYYNRFPSETGNIFAYPNYVRSALEITNETKQTNLLSNAYVQYEPIEGLVVKSTINAEIRNSKFFNFTPSTASAGINIALPAVASSIRDHYENFSWLNENTVTYSKSINDHNFQLLGGFTNQKFRRERTRVAADTYADDRLPTIQGAININRGGTLSDVQEWSLTSFLSRLTYNFKGKYLMTAAIRADGSSRFGAENRWGVFPSVSAGWVLSDEGFLNTSDKVSFAKIRGSFGVTGNNNIGNYTQYALVNNTVNAVFDNTVVPGAAITSLSNPYLGWETTRQFDIGLDLGLFDDRITFIYDFYSKNTTNLLYNVQIPQEAGFGSFTDNIGEIKFWGHEFSISSRNTEGRLVWTTNANISFNRNRVEALAEGIDRVYGSYHITQVGQPFGQFYGLNKLGNYMDQEDLDNSPQVPGRSTVGSIKLEDVNGDGIISIGGDNDDRTIIGNPFPDFTYGITNNFTYGKWDLSIIASGSYGNQLYMRHLYSTANLDGVFNMVAKATDRFRSPEDPGEGIFGTTVGGGNVTGIERDWANSNFVWDASFFSIKNITLGYDIGKIANVVKAARLYASVQNVYIFTPYWGGGNPEVSQDNGSGDGGNLSPGVDLTGYPVPRTFTIGANITF
- a CDS encoding RagB/SusD family nutrient uptake outer membrane protein, translating into MKKINIYIVLLGIMLSSCEEFLTLAPETALSSATFYKTEADFEQAVNATYAPLRSIADDRSWLLSEMRSDNTIYARNINFGATEQQEDISDHALPEAQGITSNGHVLNQYRQDYLIIARANQILSVIDEVEFDQTSKDNLKGQALFLRGYAYYELARYFGGVPLHLDPVTAREEAALPVTPEAEIYNQLISDIQASIALLPTRSNQGVGRASKGAAQMLLADVYITQKKWAEAETLLNAIVSSGEYELIGNYEDVFSESVGNKNNIESLFEVQYLEGPEGLNGNFLYSFMPRPISPQELQPITGTSNTQGLDGEGNNIPTPDIIAAYEDGDLRKDASIAYVEIAGSDREDKVYPYIKKYAKAHDLHGNHGMSWPIYRYAEVLLFLAEALNEQGKTAEAAAYLNQIRDRAGLAATTASSQSDMREAIFKERRVEFAFENKRWFDITRADRVQEIIGAFGQRAVANPLDYYYPEGHTFRDHAFSNITKYYALPAAEAEITPHF
- a CDS encoding c-type cytochrome gives rise to the protein MYKIKMMKSWLMAGMILLIMGSCGQSDGDQKEVHPKVAKLKLPTGFEAEHLYSPGENDQGSWVGMTFDDKNRLLTVDQYGAIYRLEVPPIGSDSLTPTVNKLIIGDKGDDKIGMGYAQALLYAFNSLYVMVNHRANDDFDKSTGLYRLQDTNGDDQFDKITTLKEFTGSPGEHGPHSMVVSPDGQSIYIVVGNHIDVPEMDHYRIPRVWENDNLIPEIKDPRGHANSRGAPGGWVAKIDPEGKEWELVSVGYRNPFDVAFNEVGDLFTYDSDMEWDFGMPWYRPTRINHVTSGSEYGWRTGNMKWSPDYTDNLPAVLNIGQGSPTNVFYGSKAKFPEEYRNALYAFDWSFGIMYKINLTPSGGSYAATGEEFISGSPLPLTDGVIGPDGALYFMTGGRRLESDLYRVHYTGDLSGDSKGGLTEADLPEEHKIRRSLEAYHSGPKSGAIDFAWPYLSHSDRFVQYAARVAVEHQPLSEWEAKALNETDTRALTQAIIALARHGKSSQRDQMVQALMKADYASLDEGDKMNLARAFEVVIARHGNPSGAVRNQLIAYLDDHFPAETNEVNRVMGKVLVKLEAPSAVPKLLGMLDEAKDDPNFQKTLTASSDLIMRNPQYGLDIANMLANVPPAQQTYLATVLGGAKAGWDESSYEKYFNWTNNAFQYKGGRSYVGFIDRARKMALSTVPKSKFDHYDEMSGGKRLSGSGNEIVESTIQPEGPGKRWTVEQAAPLVEDLKGRDLERGKAMFNATLCSSCHAMGGEGGAVGPDLTQLGTRFSPKDILEATINPNDVISDQYAAMVFVMGDKSSVVGRLIREDETTYYVSQNPFSPEMIMEIPKEKVTSTKESEVSVMLPGLVNRLNEEELKDLMAYLVSGGNPNHEVYQ